In Horticoccus luteus, the following proteins share a genomic window:
- a CDS encoding SDR family oxidoreductase — MHPESYLTNLFGLTGRVAVVIGGTGELCGAMAEGLAGAGADVVLVGRNAEKAQARVDRITAAGGKAWFYAAEATSKAELEALLAAVLARSGRVDIVVNGAGINSATPFLDITEDEFDRIVRVNMKGVFLGCQVFGKYLVERGEGGSIINLGSMSGVVPLSRVFTYSATKGAVHNLTLNLAREWAPHRVRVNVLVPGFFPAEQNRKVLTPDRVASIMGHTPAKRFGEARELIGATLLLASEGAGSFITGEELIVDGGYHAMTI; from the coding sequence ATGCATCCTGAAAGTTATCTGACTAATTTGTTTGGCCTCACCGGCCGCGTCGCCGTCGTGATCGGCGGCACCGGCGAGTTGTGCGGCGCGATGGCCGAGGGTCTCGCCGGCGCGGGCGCGGACGTTGTGCTGGTGGGACGCAACGCCGAAAAGGCGCAGGCGCGGGTTGACCGCATCACGGCGGCGGGCGGCAAGGCGTGGTTTTACGCCGCCGAAGCCACCAGCAAGGCGGAGTTGGAGGCGCTCCTCGCGGCGGTGTTGGCACGCAGCGGACGCGTGGACATCGTCGTCAACGGCGCGGGCATCAATTCCGCCACGCCGTTCCTCGACATTACGGAAGACGAGTTCGACCGCATCGTGCGCGTGAACATGAAGGGCGTGTTTCTGGGCTGCCAGGTTTTCGGGAAGTATCTCGTCGAGCGCGGCGAAGGCGGCTCGATCATCAATCTCGGCTCGATGTCGGGCGTGGTGCCGCTTTCGCGGGTGTTCACCTATTCGGCGACGAAGGGCGCGGTGCACAATCTCACGCTCAATCTCGCGCGCGAGTGGGCGCCGCACCGGGTGCGCGTCAACGTGCTGGTGCCGGGCTTTTTTCCGGCGGAGCAGAACCGCAAGGTGCTTACGCCGGACCGCGTCGCGAGCATCATGGGCCACACGCCGGCCAAACGCTTTGGGGAGGCCCGCGAATTGATCGGCGCCACGCTGCTGCTGGCGAGCGAAGGTGCGGGCTCGTTCATCACCGGCGAAGAGCTGATCGTCGACGGCGGTTACCACGCCATGACCATTTAA
- a CDS encoding glycoside hydrolase family 43 protein translates to MMLPLAAAMTLACVSPWQPDLGDGRYRNPVLYADYSDPDVVRVGDDYWLTASSFSCVPGLPLLHSRDLVNWTLAAHALPRLVPEEAFASPQPGKGVWAPAIRHHAGRFWIYYPDPDFGLYVITAADPRGPWSAPVLVQAGRGLIDPCPLWDEDGRVYLVHAWAKSRAGINNVLTLLRLDAGGTRVEEDLGVIVDGHALPDYSTLEGPKFYRRDGWYYIFAPAGGVKTGWQSVFRARDVRGPYEARIVLAQGSTAINGPHQGALVDTPKGEWWFVHFQDLDAYGRVVHLEPVVWREGWPVIGSDPDGDGRGEPVLTHRKPTLPPEPRATPPTSDAFDSPTLGLQWQWPANPREGWFSLTDRPGALRLHPQAAVAPLSLAPYLLLQKFPAPTFVVTTRLELPSPGLGQRAGLIVAGEKSAWMGLQRSANGVEIVRGGDPAESPAVVSTAPAATGAIFIRVTVREHGCCEFSFSSDGHTFSPLGGLFTAVPGRWIGAKVGLFNDATNVSVAGPADFAWFRVEPLP, encoded by the coding sequence ATGATGCTGCCCCTTGCCGCCGCCATGACTCTTGCTTGCGTTTCGCCTTGGCAGCCGGACCTCGGCGATGGGCGCTACCGCAACCCGGTGCTTTATGCGGATTACTCCGACCCCGACGTGGTGCGGGTGGGCGATGACTATTGGCTGACGGCGTCGAGCTTCAGTTGCGTGCCGGGGTTGCCGCTGCTGCACTCGCGGGACTTGGTGAATTGGACGCTCGCGGCGCACGCGTTGCCACGGCTGGTGCCGGAGGAGGCGTTCGCGAGTCCACAGCCGGGAAAAGGCGTGTGGGCGCCGGCGATTCGGCATCACGCGGGGCGTTTTTGGATCTATTATCCGGATCCGGATTTTGGTCTCTATGTCATCACGGCGGCGGACCCGCGCGGGCCGTGGAGTGCCCCGGTGTTGGTGCAGGCGGGGCGCGGATTGATCGATCCCTGCCCGTTGTGGGATGAGGATGGCCGCGTCTATCTCGTCCATGCGTGGGCGAAGAGTCGTGCGGGCATCAATAACGTGCTCACGTTGCTGCGCCTCGACGCGGGCGGCACGCGCGTGGAGGAAGATCTCGGCGTGATCGTCGATGGCCACGCGCTGCCGGACTATAGCACGCTGGAGGGACCGAAGTTTTATCGCCGCGACGGCTGGTATTATATCTTTGCGCCGGCGGGCGGCGTAAAGACGGGCTGGCAATCGGTGTTTCGGGCGCGCGACGTGCGCGGCCCTTACGAGGCGCGCATCGTGCTGGCTCAAGGGAGCACGGCCATCAACGGGCCGCACCAAGGTGCGCTGGTTGATACGCCGAAGGGCGAGTGGTGGTTCGTGCATTTCCAGGATCTCGATGCGTATGGTCGCGTGGTGCATTTGGAGCCGGTGGTGTGGCGCGAGGGCTGGCCCGTGATCGGCAGCGATCCCGACGGCGATGGGCGCGGGGAGCCGGTGCTCACCCACCGCAAACCCACGCTGCCGCCGGAGCCGCGGGCGACGCCGCCGACGAGCGATGCGTTCGATTCGCCGACGTTGGGACTGCAATGGCAGTGGCCCGCCAATCCGCGCGAAGGTTGGTTTTCGCTGACCGATCGTCCGGGCGCATTGCGTCTGCACCCGCAGGCGGCGGTCGCACCGCTTTCGCTCGCCCCGTATTTGCTGCTGCAAAAATTTCCCGCCCCAACGTTTGTCGTGACGACGCGCCTGGAACTGCCCTCGCCGGGGCTCGGCCAGCGCGCGGGATTGATTGTGGCAGGAGAAAAGTCGGCGTGGATGGGACTGCAGCGCAGCGCGAACGGCGTCGAAATCGTGCGAGGCGGCGATCCCGCGGAGTCACCGGCGGTCGTGTCGACTGCACCGGCGGCGACCGGCGCGATTTTTATCCGCGTGACGGTGCGCGAGCACGGGTGCTGCGAATTCAGCTTCAGCTCCGACGGGCACACGTTTTCGCCCCTCGGCGGGCTATTTACAGCGGTGCCGGGCCGATGGATCGGAGCGAAAGTCGGTCTGTTCAACGACGCTACCAACGTCAGCGTTGCCGGCCCCGCCGATTTCGCGTGGTTCCGTGTGGAGCCGCTGCCCTGA
- a CDS encoding MFS transporter, producing the protein MSHSAASTSPGRFRWVICSLLFFSVAVNYIDRLVLAILKNDLSRDLGWTEADYGWITAAFSFAYAFGYLFGGRLMDRWGVKKGLPIFVLLWSCAATAHGLCGFIAVGHTFSMHLPWFSWAEKSVGWILLTMPMTAAGFMLARIALGLAEGGNFPGAIKVVAEWFPVKERALATGLFNAGTNVGAIICPIGVPWLYAHLGWQSTFYITGGAGFVWVIAWWLVYDSPEQARHLSAAERDYIREGQPPAEAVPTRMPWLPLLRHRAVWAYVIASILAGPAWGFYQFFVPDFLTKRFGLTTQAVGWWTGAFFALAAVGGIAGGWLAGWLLERGWTVNGARKISLLICAVAVVPVFFAPYAGTVWLAVAIVGLAGSAHQGWSANLFSVVSDTMPREAISSVVGLGGFTAYFTGGFVNGFTGEILQRTGSYVPVFAYFSGMYLLSLFALQLLVPRLGVATVRTS; encoded by the coding sequence ATGTCTCATTCTGCTGCTTCCACCTCACCCGGCCGTTTCCGCTGGGTCATTTGCAGTCTCCTTTTTTTCTCGGTGGCGGTGAACTATATCGACCGGCTCGTGCTGGCGATTCTCAAGAACGATCTCAGTCGCGATCTGGGTTGGACGGAAGCAGACTACGGCTGGATCACCGCGGCGTTCTCGTTCGCCTACGCGTTTGGTTATTTGTTCGGCGGGCGGCTGATGGATCGCTGGGGCGTGAAGAAAGGCCTGCCGATTTTTGTGCTGCTCTGGAGTTGCGCGGCGACGGCCCATGGTTTGTGCGGTTTCATCGCCGTGGGGCACACGTTTTCGATGCATCTGCCGTGGTTTTCGTGGGCGGAGAAGAGTGTCGGATGGATTCTGCTGACGATGCCAATGACGGCGGCGGGCTTCATGCTCGCGCGCATCGCGCTCGGGCTCGCCGAAGGCGGTAATTTTCCCGGTGCCATCAAAGTCGTGGCGGAGTGGTTTCCTGTGAAGGAGCGCGCGCTGGCGACGGGCCTGTTCAACGCAGGGACGAACGTCGGCGCGATCATCTGCCCGATCGGCGTGCCGTGGCTTTACGCGCATCTGGGCTGGCAATCGACCTTCTATATCACGGGCGGCGCCGGCTTCGTGTGGGTGATCGCGTGGTGGCTGGTTTATGATTCGCCGGAGCAGGCACGGCATCTTTCAGCCGCCGAGCGCGATTATATCCGCGAGGGCCAGCCGCCGGCGGAAGCGGTGCCGACGCGGATGCCGTGGCTTCCGCTGCTGCGGCATCGGGCGGTTTGGGCTTACGTTATCGCCAGCATTCTCGCCGGGCCGGCGTGGGGTTTCTATCAATTTTTTGTCCCCGACTTTCTGACGAAACGCTTCGGTCTCACGACCCAGGCAGTGGGGTGGTGGACGGGTGCGTTTTTCGCACTGGCCGCGGTGGGCGGGATTGCGGGCGGGTGGCTCGCCGGGTGGTTGCTGGAACGCGGATGGACGGTGAACGGGGCGCGTAAGATCTCGCTCTTGATCTGCGCGGTTGCCGTGGTGCCGGTATTTTTTGCGCCGTATGCCGGCACGGTGTGGCTGGCGGTGGCGATCGTGGGACTCGCGGGCTCGGCGCACCAAGGTTGGTCGGCGAACTTGTTCAGCGTTGTTTCCGACACCATGCCGCGTGAGGCGATCAGCTCGGTCGTGGGCTTGGGCGGGTTTACAGCCTATTTCACGGGCGGTTTCGTCAACGGTTTCACCGGCGAAATCCTGCAGCGCACGGGGAGTTATGTGCCGGTCTTCGCGTATTTTTCCGGAATGTATTTGTTGTCGTTGTTCGCGTTGCAATTGCTGGTGCCGCGGCTGGGCGTGGCCACTGTTCGGACATCATGA
- a CDS encoding glycoside hydrolase family 28 protein, which yields MKRRRTAFLFALVTSLAAAHPTVFNVRDFGATGDGVTIETAAFARAVAAASSAGGGTVLVPPGRYLSGTIELKSHITLEVAGGATILGSEHPDDYPATPDEWGEEKEVIAPLIYAVDADNITLTGRGTIDGQGRIWWKRLELAHPNPKRGWRPPATPAERAEVKNLSRGRPRLIRLVRCRDVLIENLNLRNAADWTVHPLLCEFVRVERVAIFGEKGSHNTDGIDPEACRQVVIAGCRIDTGDDCVTLKSGRDASGRRMGRPTENVTISDCVMYRGHGGVTIGSEMSGGVRNVTVTNCVFQGTDTGIRIKSQRGRGGVVEGVTVSNIVMQDVATPFLITTFYAGGDQPEDVRPVDEGTPRYRDFHFASITARGAKIAGAITGLREMPVGDFTFTDVQIAAQSAFTITNAADVVFRGVRIDTAQGPALVAHNSDRINTEGLTRGSPHAGVPLIVDDGKQ from the coding sequence ATGAAACGACGGCGGACAGCCTTTCTTTTCGCCCTCGTCACGAGTTTGGCGGCGGCGCATCCGACTGTTTTTAATGTGCGCGACTTTGGCGCGACGGGCGATGGGGTTACGATCGAGACGGCGGCCTTCGCTCGCGCGGTGGCGGCGGCCTCGTCGGCGGGCGGTGGCACCGTGCTCGTCCCCCCGGGACGTTATCTGAGCGGCACGATTGAGTTGAAAAGTCACATCACGCTGGAAGTCGCCGGTGGCGCGACGATTCTGGGGAGCGAGCATCCGGACGATTATCCTGCCACGCCCGACGAGTGGGGCGAAGAGAAGGAAGTGATTGCGCCGCTCATCTACGCCGTGGACGCGGATAATATCACGCTGACCGGGCGCGGCACGATCGACGGCCAAGGGCGGATTTGGTGGAAACGGCTCGAACTCGCGCACCCAAATCCCAAACGCGGATGGCGGCCGCCCGCGACTCCTGCTGAGAGGGCCGAGGTTAAAAACCTCAGCCGTGGCCGGCCGCGACTAATCCGGCTCGTGCGCTGCCGCGACGTGCTCATTGAAAACCTTAACCTGCGCAACGCCGCCGACTGGACCGTGCATCCGTTGCTCTGCGAATTTGTGCGGGTCGAGCGCGTTGCCATCTTCGGCGAAAAAGGTTCGCACAACACCGATGGCATCGACCCCGAAGCCTGTCGCCAGGTCGTGATCGCGGGCTGCCGCATCGATACGGGCGACGATTGCGTGACATTGAAATCGGGGCGCGACGCGTCCGGGCGCCGGATGGGCCGGCCGACGGAAAATGTGACGATTTCCGATTGCGTGATGTATCGCGGTCACGGCGGGGTGACGATCGGCAGCGAGATGTCGGGCGGCGTGCGCAATGTCACCGTGACGAATTGCGTGTTTCAGGGCACCGACACCGGCATTCGCATTAAATCGCAGCGCGGGCGCGGCGGGGTGGTGGAGGGCGTGACCGTGAGCAACATCGTGATGCAGGACGTGGCGACGCCGTTCCTCATTACAACCTTCTATGCGGGCGGCGATCAGCCCGAGGACGTGCGGCCTGTGGACGAAGGCACGCCGCGTTATCGCGATTTTCATTTTGCCAGCATCACGGCGCGCGGCGCAAAGATTGCCGGCGCGATCACCGGTCTGCGGGAAATGCCCGTGGGCGATTTCACGTTCACCGATGTGCAGATTGCGGCGCAATCGGCGTTCACGATCACCAATGCGGCTGATGTGGTGTTTCGCGGTGTGCGCATCGACACGGCGCAAGGACCCGCGCTGGTGGCGCACAACAGCGATCGGATCAACACCGAGGGCCTGACCCGTGGATCACCGCACGCCGGCGTGCCGCTGATAGTCGACGACGGAAAACAGTGA
- a CDS encoding pectinesterase family protein, whose translation MRSWLAVFVACCLLPFGARATPDAVVATDGSGQYRSVQEAISTAPLRTDPATPPWVILVKPGTYHERIYVQRERGHVRIVGEDAATTTITYDLSTGSPGPDGKPIGTFRTPTVQIDGDGMEWENITIANSAGPVGQALALRVEGDRVVFRHCRFLGWQDTILLNRGRQYFADCYIEGHVDFIFGGATAYFDRCEIHALKDGYLTAASTPKGQTHGFVFADGKITGAAGVKTYLGRPWRDYAQTVFLRTEMSGVVRAEGWHNWNKPQAEITTRYAEFGSTGPGANPAGRVPWAKALTAAAAAALTPAEVLRGHDGWNPAGRAPIARKVRIVLVGDSTVTDEVGWGRGFKQLLTDATECINTARGGRSSKSFRAEGHWPPALALHGDYYLIQFGHNDQPGKGPARETDAGTTFLANMARYVDEVRAIGAQPILVTSLTRRDFDHEGRGKIVSTLTPYVDAVRKVAAEKRVPLVDLYARSVELCERLGPTESATFNPIKNGKPDTTHLNAKGTAAFAALVADELRRVVPELAPFLRAEPATDVLRDIKYGEADGEPLLLDAHVPVGAGPFPVAILVHGGGWSRGDKHSVPAGDGADISPWFAPLSAANFTWFSINYRLAPEHRWPACFDDVETAIRWAKAHAAEFKGDPQRMALFGHSSGGHLVCLAATLAGEDTRVQAIVGFAPVTNHEQDLAARGGLSPSLQGLLNLPREVTVGSRAVLRDISPLNHVHAGLPPFLLLHGEADKTVPLQQSLDFQAKLRANGVRCDLLTIPGAPHALETWAQLRPDYEAHYIAWLREVLDAPAERAPQ comes from the coding sequence ATGAGGTCATGGCTCGCCGTCTTCGTTGCCTGCTGTCTACTCCCGTTCGGAGCGCGCGCGACGCCTGACGCCGTCGTCGCCACGGATGGCTCCGGGCAATATCGTTCGGTCCAAGAGGCGATCAGCACCGCACCGCTGCGCACCGATCCAGCGACGCCGCCGTGGGTGATTCTCGTCAAGCCCGGCACGTATCACGAACGCATTTACGTCCAGCGCGAACGCGGCCACGTGCGGATCGTCGGTGAGGATGCGGCCACCACGACGATCACTTACGATCTTAGCACCGGTTCGCCCGGACCCGACGGAAAGCCCATCGGCACGTTTCGCACGCCGACGGTGCAGATCGATGGCGACGGCATGGAGTGGGAGAATATCACCATCGCCAACAGCGCTGGTCCTGTCGGCCAGGCGCTCGCGTTGCGTGTGGAGGGCGACCGCGTCGTGTTTCGCCACTGCCGCTTTCTCGGCTGGCAGGACACGATTCTGCTCAATCGCGGCCGGCAATATTTCGCGGATTGTTATATCGAGGGCCACGTCGATTTCATCTTCGGTGGGGCGACGGCGTATTTTGACCGCTGTGAAATTCACGCGCTGAAGGACGGCTATCTCACGGCGGCTTCCACGCCGAAAGGCCAGACGCATGGCTTCGTGTTTGCCGACGGCAAAATCACCGGGGCCGCCGGCGTGAAAACCTATCTCGGCCGGCCGTGGCGCGATTACGCGCAGACGGTGTTTTTACGCACGGAGATGTCCGGCGTCGTGCGCGCCGAGGGTTGGCACAACTGGAACAAGCCGCAGGCGGAGATCACCACGCGCTATGCCGAATTTGGCAGCACCGGCCCAGGCGCGAATCCGGCCGGCCGCGTGCCGTGGGCGAAGGCGCTCACCGCGGCTGCCGCGGCGGCGTTGACGCCGGCCGAGGTGTTGCGCGGTCACGATGGGTGGAATCCCGCCGGTCGCGCGCCCATCGCCCGCAAGGTGCGCATCGTGCTCGTGGGCGATTCCACGGTGACCGACGAAGTCGGGTGGGGACGCGGGTTCAAGCAACTCCTGACCGACGCGACCGAGTGCATCAACACCGCCCGCGGCGGTCGTAGTTCGAAAAGTTTTCGCGCGGAAGGGCATTGGCCACCGGCGCTCGCGTTGCACGGCGATTACTACCTCATCCAATTCGGACACAACGATCAGCCCGGCAAAGGGCCTGCGCGCGAGACCGACGCAGGCACGACGTTTCTCGCCAACATGGCCCGCTACGTGGACGAGGTGCGCGCGATCGGTGCGCAGCCGATTCTGGTGACTTCGCTCACGCGTCGCGATTTCGACCACGAAGGTCGCGGGAAAATCGTTTCCACGCTCACGCCGTATGTCGATGCCGTGCGAAAGGTGGCGGCGGAAAAACGCGTGCCGCTCGTTGATCTGTATGCGCGCAGCGTCGAACTCTGCGAGCGCCTTGGTCCGACGGAGTCGGCCACGTTTAACCCGATCAAGAACGGCAAACCGGATACGACTCATCTCAATGCGAAAGGCACCGCGGCGTTTGCCGCACTGGTGGCCGACGAACTGAGGCGAGTCGTGCCGGAACTCGCGCCATTTCTTCGCGCCGAACCCGCGACCGATGTTTTGCGCGACATCAAATACGGCGAGGCGGACGGCGAGCCGCTGTTGCTGGATGCGCACGTGCCGGTGGGCGCCGGTCCGTTTCCGGTGGCGATCCTCGTGCATGGCGGCGGCTGGAGCCGGGGCGACAAACATTCCGTGCCGGCCGGTGACGGCGCGGATATTTCGCCTTGGTTTGCACCGTTGAGCGCCGCGAATTTCACTTGGTTTTCCATCAACTACCGGCTCGCGCCGGAGCATCGTTGGCCGGCGTGCTTCGACGATGTGGAGACCGCAATTCGCTGGGCGAAAGCGCACGCGGCCGAGTTTAAGGGCGATCCGCAACGCATGGCGCTTTTCGGGCATTCCTCGGGTGGCCATCTCGTCTGTCTCGCGGCGACCCTTGCGGGCGAAGACACGCGCGTGCAGGCGATCGTGGGCTTCGCGCCGGTGACAAATCATGAGCAGGACTTGGCGGCGCGGGGCGGATTGAGTCCGTCGTTGCAAGGGCTGCTCAATTTGCCGCGCGAAGTCACCGTCGGTTCACGGGCCGTGTTGCGCGACATCTCGCCGCTTAATCACGTCCACGCGGGCTTGCCGCCGTTTCTGCTGCTGCATGGCGAGGCCGATAAAACCGTGCCGCTTCAGCAGTCGCTCGATTTTCAAGCGAAGCTCCGCGCGAATGGCGTGCGGTGTGATTTGCTCACGATTCCCGGTGCGCCGCATGCCCTGGAAACGTGGGCGCAACTTCGGCCGGACTACGAGGCGCACTACATCGCGTGGTTGCGGGAGGTCTTGGACGCGCCGGCGGAGCGGGCTCCGCAATGA
- the pelA gene encoding pectate lyase, with product MRFFRPFLSLLLLSLAAEARAAVAWRAVLRQPAAWYASAEARAVGESVLLYQTPSGGWPKNHDMTRPPGPAEFADHENVAPTIDNDATWTQIRLLARIDAGQPEPRFRAAALHGLNYLLAAQYPNGGWPQYFPLRPGYYTRITFNDDAMVGVLATLRPVARGDAPFQWADAALRARCAEAVQRGVACILRCQIVVNGRKTVWCAQHDELTFEPAPARKYEHVSLSGLESVGIVRFLMGEENPSPEVIDAVRSAVAWFETSKLTGQRLVERPDPALPHGHDRAIVADPHAPPLWARFYEIGTNRPIFGGRDTLIHYTLAEVEPERRGGYRWYVNDPAALLARDYPQWAARWLKTSS from the coding sequence ATGCGCTTCTTCCGGCCGTTCCTTTCGCTGCTGCTGCTGTCCCTCGCGGCCGAAGCGCGCGCCGCGGTGGCGTGGCGCGCGGTGCTGCGGCAGCCGGCCGCGTGGTATGCCTCGGCCGAGGCGCGCGCCGTGGGGGAAAGTGTTTTGCTTTATCAAACGCCGTCAGGCGGCTGGCCGAAGAATCACGACATGACGCGACCGCCCGGGCCGGCGGAATTTGCCGATCACGAAAACGTGGCGCCCACGATCGACAACGATGCCACGTGGACGCAAATCCGCCTCTTGGCACGCATTGACGCCGGCCAGCCTGAGCCGCGTTTCCGCGCCGCCGCGCTCCATGGGCTCAATTACCTGCTCGCCGCCCAGTATCCAAATGGTGGCTGGCCGCAGTATTTTCCGCTGCGCCCCGGTTACTACACACGGATCACGTTCAACGACGACGCCATGGTCGGCGTGCTCGCCACGCTGCGCCCGGTGGCGCGCGGAGACGCTCCGTTCCAGTGGGCGGATGCGGCGTTGCGGGCGCGTTGCGCGGAAGCCGTGCAACGTGGAGTGGCGTGCATCTTGCGCTGCCAGATCGTGGTGAACGGCCGCAAAACGGTGTGGTGCGCACAGCACGACGAGCTGACGTTCGAGCCCGCCCCGGCGCGCAAATACGAGCACGTTTCCCTCTCTGGTCTGGAGAGCGTGGGCATCGTGCGGTTTCTGATGGGCGAAGAAAATCCGTCGCCGGAAGTGATCGATGCCGTCCGCTCCGCCGTGGCGTGGTTTGAAACGTCGAAGCTCACCGGGCAACGTCTGGTGGAGCGTCCGGACCCTGCCTTGCCCCACGGGCACGACCGCGCAATTGTAGCCGATCCTCATGCTCCGCCCTTGTGGGCGCGATTTTACGAGATTGGCACGAACCGGCCGATCTTCGGCGGGCGCGATACGCTCATTCATTACACGCTGGCCGAAGTCGAGCCGGAGCGCCGCGGGGGCTACCGTTGGTATGTCAACGATCCAGCCGCACTGCTCGCGCGCGATTATCCCCAGTGGGCCGCACGCTGGCTGAAAACGAGTTCGTGA
- a CDS encoding MFS transporter: MPPTATPLPPAPRIPLSEQIGRYRWTICGLVFFATTINYLDRNVLGLLKQTLSEHGVFGPDKAAQELNYSTVVICFQIAYAVGMLAAGRFIDWVGTKTGYAASLIGWSIAAIGHAFGHHTWSFGFWRAALGFSEAGNFPAANKTVAEWFPRKERAFATGLYNSGANVGAIVAPLCVPYIASAWGWEWAFILTGAVGLIWIVFWVKTYASPAAKLQSGQLSQAEYDYIHSDRDEQVVEQADAGVRISGARLLGFRQTWAFILGKFLTDPIWWFFLFWLPAFLEGENARKVDAFLATHPGFTGDHSSIPGVISWPIAVALVYTVATAGSIFGGWLPKAFINHGMTASKARKLAMFIYALLPLTVLFASRLGAINTWLAVATIAIACSAHQAWSANIFTTASDMFPKKAVASVTGLGGMAGAIGGILIARVAGKVLEHFTALGHLEAGYALLFVICGSAYLVAWLVMHALAPKFEMVDLRTR; encoded by the coding sequence ATGCCGCCTACCGCTACTCCTCTCCCGCCCGCGCCTCGCATCCCTTTGAGCGAACAAATTGGTCGCTATCGTTGGACGATTTGCGGCCTGGTTTTCTTTGCGACGACGATCAATTACCTTGATCGCAACGTCCTCGGCCTGCTCAAGCAGACGCTCTCCGAGCACGGCGTGTTTGGTCCCGACAAAGCCGCGCAGGAGCTCAATTACTCCACGGTCGTCATCTGTTTTCAAATCGCCTACGCGGTCGGCATGCTCGCCGCGGGTCGTTTTATCGACTGGGTGGGCACCAAGACCGGTTATGCGGCGTCGCTCATCGGCTGGAGCATCGCCGCCATCGGCCACGCGTTCGGCCACCACACGTGGAGCTTCGGCTTCTGGCGCGCCGCGCTCGGCTTTTCGGAAGCGGGTAATTTTCCTGCGGCCAACAAAACCGTGGCCGAGTGGTTTCCCCGCAAAGAACGCGCGTTCGCCACGGGACTCTACAATTCCGGCGCGAACGTCGGTGCGATCGTGGCGCCGTTGTGCGTGCCGTATATCGCATCGGCGTGGGGTTGGGAGTGGGCGTTTATTCTCACCGGTGCGGTCGGCCTCATCTGGATCGTCTTCTGGGTGAAAACCTATGCGTCGCCCGCGGCGAAATTGCAGAGCGGTCAGCTCAGCCAGGCGGAGTATGATTACATCCACAGCGACCGCGACGAGCAGGTCGTGGAGCAGGCCGACGCCGGGGTGCGCATCTCGGGCGCGCGTCTGCTCGGTTTTCGCCAGACCTGGGCTTTCATTCTCGGAAAGTTTCTGACCGATCCCATCTGGTGGTTTTTCCTCTTCTGGCTGCCCGCCTTTCTCGAAGGCGAAAACGCGCGCAAAGTGGACGCGTTTCTTGCGACGCATCCCGGCTTCACCGGCGATCACAGCTCGATTCCCGGCGTGATCAGCTGGCCGATTGCCGTTGCGCTGGTTTATACGGTGGCGACCGCAGGTTCGATTTTCGGCGGGTGGCTGCCGAAAGCGTTTATCAACCACGGCATGACTGCGAGCAAGGCGCGCAAGCTCGCCATGTTCATCTACGCCCTCCTGCCGCTGACGGTGCTCTTCGCGTCGCGCCTCGGTGCGATCAACACGTGGCTCGCGGTCGCGACGATCGCCATCGCCTGCTCGGCGCACCAAGCGTGGTCGGCCAATATTTTCACGACCGCCTCAGACATGTTTCCGAAAAAAGCCGTGGCATCCGTCACCGGCTTGGGAGGCATGGCGGGAGCCATTGGCGGCATCCTGATCGCCCGTGTGGCGGGCAAGGTGTTGGAGCACTTCACGGCGCTCGGTCATCTTGAGGCCGGTTACGCCCTGCTCTTCGTCATTTGCGGTTCCGCCTACCTCGTCGCGTGGCTGGTGATGCACGCGCTGGCCCCGAAATTCGAAATGGTCGACCTGCGGACCCGCTGA